The proteins below are encoded in one region of Roseomonas marmotae:
- a CDS encoding transposase, with amino-acid sequence MAPFRPVLARQADRLVIDDTALPRKGTTSVGVAPQYCDRPGRPVDRQSPVLFILAQGKVPAPVASGCFYWHYSCGFG; translated from the coding sequence ATGGCCCCCTTTCGGCCTGTGCTGGCACGACAGGCGGATCGGCTGGTCATCGACGATACGGCGTTGCCCAGGAAGGGCACGACGTCGGTGGGTGTAGCGCCGCAGTACTGCGACCGGCCTGGCAGGCCGGTCGACCGCCAGTCGCCTGTCCTATTTATCCTGGCGCAGGGTAAGGTGCCGGCTCCGGTGGCTTCCGGCTGTTTCTACTGGCATTACAGCTGCGGTTTTGGATGA